A genomic region of Zea mays cultivar B73 chromosome 6, Zm-B73-REFERENCE-NAM-5.0, whole genome shotgun sequence contains the following coding sequences:
- the LOC103630975 gene encoding uncharacterized protein yields the protein MASSTDPPIYVVSLPYTARTTIDAPFPGEIPPSTSCPSEIPFHLRRPEENGRQSHPSAPNPTHPPYSAPSLPYVAPSVGISPNLLEGVRAKSEPKIRAKSTLDEVVGRSPNLPPFYTPTMNGNPYHRETPYPSSIDGALLLTTEKSLPHADNFILLAFVSSILRFMISDVELILQIDKRFLSYGNSARGQNHSSVSTVLSSFTVCLVLLPTICLEGVPRG from the exons ATGGCGTCGTCCACAG ATCCCCCCATCTACGTCGTGTCCCTTCCTTACACGGCGAGGACCACCATCGACGCCCCCTTCCCTGGCGAGATCCCTCCATCTACGTCGTGTCCCTCAGAGATCCCCTTCCATCTTCGTCGCCCAGAGGAAAATGGACGGCAATCCCATCCATCGGCGCCAAACCCTACCCATCCACCATATTCGGCGCCCTCCCTTCCTTACGTGGCGCCATCGGTGGGGATATCCCCCAATCTGCTGGAAGGAGTCCGCGCCAAATCAGAGCCCAAAATTCGCGCCAAATCCACGCTGGATGAGGTGGTGGGGAGATCCCCCAATCTGCCCCCCTTCTACACGCCTACCATGAACGGGAATCCCTACCATCGAGAAACCCCCTACCCATCCTCCATAGACGGCGCCCTCCTACTAACCACTGAAAAATCCCTTCCACACGCCGACAACTTCATCCTCCTCGCGTTTGTAAGTTCAATTCTCAGATTTATGATTTCAGATGTTGAGTTGATTTTGCAAATTGATAAGCGTTTTCTTTCATACGGTAACTCTGCACGTGGACAGAATCACAGCTCTGTTAGCACTGTTTTATCAAG tTTTACAGTTTGTCTTGTCCTACTGCCTACTATCTGCCTAGAGGGAGTGCCAAGGGGCTAG